A single region of the Xenopus laevis strain J_2021 chromosome 4L, Xenopus_laevis_v10.1, whole genome shotgun sequence genome encodes:
- the XB1011895.L gene encoding uncharacterized protein LOC494777, with protein MAALKYAGLDDTDSEDELPPGWEERSTKDGWVYYANHFDEKTQWEHPKTGKRKRIAGDLPYGWEQETDENGQIYFVDHLNKRTTYLDPRLAFTVEDQPTKMTTRQKYDGNTTAMDILQGCDLSGKVAIVTGANTGIDTEKVRD; from the exons ATGGCAGCCCTCAAATACGCAGGCTTGGACGATACGGACAGTGAGGATGAGCTGCCGCCTGGATGGGAGGAGAGGAGCACGAAGGATGGATGGGTGTACTACGCAAA CCACTTTgatgaaaaaacccagtgggaaCATCCAAAAACTGGAAAGCGTAAAAGAATTGCTGGAG ATCTCCCCTACGGTTGGGAACAAGAAACAGATGAAAATGGACAAATCTACTTTGTTGA TCACTTGAACAAGAGGACTACATACCTTGACCCAAGACTAGCTTTCACGGTTGAAGATCAACCCACAAAGATGACCACCAGGCAGAAATATGATGGAAACACCACCGCCATGGATatactgcagggctgtgatttgtCGGGGAAGGTGGCAATAGTCACAGGAGCGAACACTGGAATTG ATACAGAGAAAGTTCGGGACTGA